A genomic segment from Candidatus Brocadia sinica JPN1 encodes:
- a CDS encoding DEAD/DEAH box helicase: MGDDMGLGKTIQALAAAELMAKLFNIQKVLIVSPTSLKHQWKTEIEKFTDRSVQVIEGLNHLRRQFYRNESFYKLINYELVFRDIDMIKGWAPDLIILDEAQRIKNWKTRTAQYVKQLNSTFAIVLTGTSIENRIEELHSIMEFIDRRHFGPLYRFVHNHRIVDEGGKVIGYQNLQSIRDSLKNVMMRRKKEEVLKQLPERIDKNFFVPMPKEQRAIHDENYDIVAKLVAKWRRYKFLCEADQRRLQIALNYMRMAADNTYLVDKKTIHGPKIEELEIILKEIIIEGGEKAVIFSQWLRMTELVEHVLKRNGIGYVHLNGNIPSKQRAGLMSQFMENPECKVFLSTDAGGVGLNLQSGSTVINMDIPWNPAVLEQRIGRVHRLGQQKTVRVINFVTVSSIEERMLDLLKFKKSLFAGTLDSDGENVVMIGESQLKKFMQSVETLTDNLEKVDSALERQDQRETELDEEAADIKELTLEEGGHAVSAADGDRKGLDHLNNLLNSGAQFLMNLSKVITQPDQSIEKHLDTAISRDEKTGKVYLKIPLPETEVVKTLFSTLGELISNTLQMKN, translated from the coding sequence ATCGGTGACGATATGGGACTGGGGAAGACGATCCAGGCGCTCGCTGCGGCAGAATTAATGGCGAAACTATTTAATATACAGAAGGTCTTGATCGTTTCTCCCACCTCTCTGAAACATCAGTGGAAAACAGAAATAGAGAAATTTACCGATAGATCGGTTCAAGTAATTGAAGGTCTTAACCATCTGAGGAGACAATTCTACCGGAATGAGTCTTTTTACAAGCTTATCAATTATGAGCTGGTCTTCCGGGATATTGATATGATCAAAGGTTGGGCACCAGACCTGATTATCCTTGATGAGGCACAGAGGATTAAAAACTGGAAGACGAGGACCGCGCAATACGTAAAACAACTGAATTCTACCTTTGCCATCGTACTTACTGGGACCTCCATCGAGAACAGGATTGAAGAATTGCACTCTATTATGGAATTCATCGACCGGCGACATTTTGGTCCTTTATATCGGTTTGTCCATAACCACAGAATTGTAGATGAAGGGGGAAAGGTAATCGGATACCAAAACCTGCAATCCATCAGGGATTCCCTGAAAAATGTCATGATGCGGAGGAAAAAAGAAGAGGTTTTAAAGCAGCTTCCGGAACGAATCGACAAAAACTTCTTTGTCCCCATGCCAAAAGAACAACGGGCCATCCATGATGAAAATTACGATATTGTGGCAAAACTGGTAGCCAAGTGGCGACGTTATAAATTCCTGTGCGAGGCGGATCAGAGGCGGCTACAAATAGCCTTAAATTATATGCGAATGGCAGCCGATAATACCTATCTCGTTGACAAGAAAACGATTCATGGCCCAAAGATTGAAGAGTTAGAAATAATCCTGAAAGAGATAATCATCGAGGGTGGAGAAAAGGCTGTTATCTTCAGCCAGTGGCTCAGAATGACGGAACTAGTGGAGCATGTCCTGAAGAGGAACGGGATTGGATACGTCCACTTGAATGGCAATATCCCTTCAAAGCAGAGGGCAGGGTTGATGTCGCAATTCATGGAAAACCCTGAATGCAAGGTCTTCCTATCCACAGATGCAGGCGGGGTAGGATTGAACCTGCAAAGCGGATCAACGGTAATTAACATGGATATCCCCTGGAACCCTGCTGTTCTTGAACAGCGCATCGGCCGTGTGCATCGGCTCGGCCAGCAAAAAACGGTTCGCGTCATCAACTTTGTCACTGTCTCTTCCATTGAGGAAAGAATGCTGGATCTCCTTAAATTTAAAAAATCATTGTTTGCAGGGACACTCGACAGTGATGGAGAAAATGTCGTAATGATTGGAGAATCCCAGCTCAAAAAATTCATGCAGTCTGTGGAGACGTTAACAGATAATTTAGAGAAGGTGGATTCTGCCTTGGAAAGGCAGGATCAAAGAGAAACGGAACTGGATGAGGAGGCGGCTGACATAAAAGAACTCACCCTGGAGGAAGGAGGCCATGCCGTAAGTGCGGCAGATGGGGATAGAAAAGGATTGGATCATTTGAATAACCTCCTCAATAGTGGCGCTCAATTCCTGATGAATCTCAGTAAAGTTATAACACAGCCTGATCAATCCATCGAAAAACACTTGGACACAGCCATCAGCAGAGATGAAAAAACAGGAAAGGTTTATCTGAAAATACCCCTCCCCGAAACAGAGGTCGTGAAAACCCTCTTTTCAACCTTGGGTGAATTGATATCGAACACATTACAGATGAAAAATTGA
- a CDS encoding acetyl ornithine aminotransferase family protein, whose protein sequence is MTTKNYPCVRTKLPGPNAIQYLEKEKKFVSPSSTKSYPLVVKSAKGTVVTDVDDNTFLDFTAGVAVCNTGHNHDQIISSISSQADTLIHMSGADFYNPLHIVLAEKLSAICPGSHTKKVFFGNSGAESVEAAFKLARYHTKRSIVIAFYNAFHGRTMGALSLTASKLNQRKHFLPLIPEVIHIPYAYCYRCHYGLTPDNCNMACVTWIREELFKTKVPPEDVAAIFVEIIQGEGGYIVPPKEFHNALYQLTRDFGILYVADEVQSGMGRTGKMFASEHFDIIPDVITIAKGIASGLPLSATVASEEIMDWVPGSHASTFGGNPISCQAALTTIKLLEDGLIENAAKQGAYMMQELKKLERTYPIIGDVRGLGLMLAIEMVKDKETKAYASEERDSIIQKAFSKGLLLLSCGRSAIRFCPPLILSKDDADIALSIFEECLKETLENK, encoded by the coding sequence ATGACGACAAAAAACTATCCTTGCGTCCGCACCAAACTCCCCGGACCCAACGCAATTCAATACCTAGAGAAGGAAAAAAAATTTGTCTCACCATCTTCAACAAAGAGTTATCCATTAGTGGTAAAAAGCGCAAAAGGCACGGTTGTTACGGATGTCGATGATAACACCTTCCTTGATTTTACCGCTGGTGTTGCGGTTTGTAATACCGGACACAACCACGACCAAATTATCTCATCGATCTCCAGTCAGGCAGACACCCTTATCCACATGTCTGGCGCAGATTTTTATAACCCCCTGCACATCGTATTGGCCGAAAAGCTCTCTGCGATTTGCCCGGGGTCTCATACAAAGAAAGTCTTCTTCGGTAATTCCGGTGCAGAATCTGTAGAGGCTGCATTTAAACTGGCACGCTACCATACAAAGCGCAGCATCGTCATTGCCTTTTACAATGCATTTCATGGAAGAACGATGGGGGCGCTTTCTCTGACTGCCAGCAAACTAAACCAACGCAAGCATTTTTTACCCTTAATTCCTGAGGTCATCCATATTCCGTATGCATATTGTTACCGCTGTCATTATGGCCTGACTCCCGACAACTGTAATATGGCCTGTGTAACGTGGATTCGGGAAGAATTATTCAAAACAAAGGTGCCACCCGAAGATGTGGCAGCGATTTTTGTGGAAATTATCCAGGGAGAGGGTGGATACATTGTGCCTCCAAAAGAGTTCCACAATGCCCTGTATCAATTGACACGCGATTTTGGCATCCTTTACGTTGCTGATGAAGTACAATCAGGTATGGGTCGTACAGGTAAAATGTTTGCCTCCGAACATTTTGACATAATCCCGGACGTTATTACTATTGCAAAGGGTATTGCGTCCGGCCTCCCCTTATCTGCCACGGTTGCATCAGAGGAAATAATGGACTGGGTGCCTGGCAGTCATGCAAGTACGTTTGGGGGGAACCCCATCAGTTGTCAGGCTGCGCTCACAACTATTAAGCTTCTTGAGGATGGACTCATAGAGAATGCGGCCAAACAGGGTGCTTATATGATGCAAGAATTAAAGAAATTAGAACGCACCTATCCCATCATTGGTGATGTCAGAGGCCTGGGACTTATGCTTGCCATTGAAATGGTGAAAGATAAAGAAACCAAGGCATATGCATCAGAAGAGCGGGATAGTATCATCCAGAAGGCGTTTTCAAAAGGACTTTTGCTGTTGAGTTGCGGACGCAGCGCCATCCGCTTCTGCCCGCCTTTGATACTTTCGAAAGACGACGCAGATATTGCTTTGTCCATATTTGAAGAGTGTTTGAAAGAAACCTTGGAAAATAAATGA